The Rhinoderma darwinii isolate aRhiDar2 chromosome 8, aRhiDar2.hap1, whole genome shotgun sequence genome has a window encoding:
- the C8H19orf47 gene encoding uncharacterized protein C19orf47 homolog produces MVSVTLATSEWINFFKEAGIPAGPAVNYAVTFVDNRIHKSMLMDLNKEIINELGITAVGDVIAILKHAKVVHRQDICKALTEVPSQTSMQNELRRNANSPATRMIANSLSRDSPPSTPVRRPETSTSKISVTVSNKVALKKSQAALSTPVDDDDDSAEGTVKRRRVTAEMEGKYIINMPKGTTPRTKKILEEQAEKGTTRMSVFDRLGAESNVDTTTGAKPTGVFSRLGDAHEEEKSADSDEDHSVLQYAGVLKKIKATVSREKLSPGITIKAKATSSEQKPPITTIKRLALKPPASAPAKLTTSKVTLAQRLGTIPRVDVEEVRKRKKPSASLAQRLGKPPVVAQDSKVSSSKPPLVAFKQSFTIKRTVAAARVSSSSDNSSAQMDNTGNVSVFKRLGRKSV; encoded by the exons ATGGTGTCTGTAACATTGG ccacCTCTGAATGGATCAACTTCTTCAAAGAAGCCGGGATCCCTGCAGGGCCTGCGGTCAACTACGCTGTGACGTTTGTGGATAACAG AATCCATAAGTCCATGTTGATGGATCTGAATAAGGAGATTATTAATGAACTGGGCATAACTGCAGTGGGTGACGTCATTGCCATACTGAAACATGCCAAAGTTGTCCACAGACAG GATATATGTAAAGCTTTAACAGAGGTGCCCAGCCAGACAAGCATGCAAAATGAACTGAGGAGAAATGCGAACAGTC CTGCTACAAGAATGATTGCCAACAGTCTGAGTCGGGATTCTCCCCCGTCCACACCGGTCCGCAGGCCTGAGACCAGTACATCCAAGATCTCTGTGACCGTGTCCAATAAAGTGGCTCTAAAGAAATCCCAAGCAG CCTTGTCTACACcagtagatgatgatgatgattctgcAGAGGGTACAGTGAAGCGTCGCAGGGTGACGGCCGAGATGGAGGGGAAGTATATTATTAATATGCCCAAAGGGACCACACCACGGACTAAGAAGATCCTGGAGGAACAAGCTGAAAAAG GCACGACCAGAATGTCTGTTTTTGACAGACTTGGGGCGGAAAGTAATGTGGACACAACCACGGGAGCAAAG CCCACAGGAGTTTTTAGTCGATTAGGGGATGCCCATGAGGAAGAAAAATCTGCAGATAGTGATGAAGACCATAGTGTTTTGCAGTATGCAGGTGTCCTAAAGAAAATTAAAGCGACAGTCTCTAGAGAGAAATTGTCCCCTGGGATTACCATCAAGGCCAAAGCCACAAGTTCAGAGCAGAAGCCGCCCATCACCACCATCAAGAGACTGGCTCTCAAGCCTCCGGCCAGTGCCCCTGCTAAGCTGACCACGTCAAAGGTCACCCTGGCACAAAGGCTGGGCACTATCCCACGGGTGGACGTAGAAGAGGTAAGGAAAAGAAAAAAGCCATCAGCTTCCTTGGCACAACGTCTGGGGAAACCTCCAGTTGTTGCTCAAGACAGCAAAGTCAGCAGCAGTAAGCCACCATTAGTGGCATTTAAGCAGTCATTCACCATCAAGAGGACTGTGGCAGCTGCCCGGGTGAGCAGCTCCAGTGACAATAGCAGTGCTCAGATGGACAACACTGGAAATGTCAGCGTTTTTAAGCGGCTCGGGAGGAAATCTGTATGA